A region from the Janthinobacterium agaricidamnosum genome encodes:
- a CDS encoding group II truncated hemoglobin — protein MTDTTAPTLYETIGGAPVLREMVDRFYDLMELEAEFAGIRVMHPPSTDGSRDKLYFFLTGWMGGPDLYIEKFGHPRLRARHLPYAIGTSERDQWLRAMAWAMEDTGIEESLRVRLMESFYQTADWMRNKAD, from the coding sequence ATGACTGATACCACTGCCCCCACCCTGTACGAGACCATCGGCGGCGCCCCCGTGCTGCGTGAAATGGTCGACCGTTTTTATGACTTGATGGAACTCGAAGCCGAGTTCGCCGGCATCCGCGTCATGCATCCGCCCTCGACGGACGGCTCGCGCGACAAGCTGTATTTCTTCCTGACGGGCTGGATGGGCGGCCCGGATTTGTATATCGAGAAATTCGGCCACCCGCGCCTGCGCGCCCGTCACTTGCCGTATGCCATCGGCACCAGCGAGCGCGACCAGTGGCTGCGCGCCATGGCCTGGGCCATGGAAGACACGGGCATCGAAGAATCCTTGCGCGTGCGCCTGATGGAATCGTTCTATCAGACGGCCGACTGGATGCGCAACAAAGCTGACTGA
- a CDS encoding GIY-YIG nuclease family protein → MDKTQQAALKAAYRQQAPALGIIALRHLPSGCTLLERSRNAPGALNRHRFELNLGKHRNARLQADWRRDGAAAFRFDIIDTVDQSADPAFDADAELDALLALHQAQLLEQGQARY, encoded by the coding sequence ATGGATAAAACACAGCAAGCAGCCTTGAAAGCAGCTTACCGGCAACAAGCGCCCGCGCTGGGCATCATCGCGCTGCGCCACCTGCCCAGCGGATGCACCCTGCTCGAACGCAGCCGCAACGCGCCCGGCGCGCTGAACCGCCACCGCTTCGAACTGAACCTGGGCAAGCACCGCAACGCCCGCCTGCAGGCGGACTGGCGGCGCGACGGTGCGGCGGCTTTCCGCTTCGACATCATCGACACCGTCGATCAATCCGCCGATCCCGCCTTCGATGCGGACGCCGAACTGGACGCCCTGCTGGCGCTGCACCAGGCGCAGCTGCTGGAACAGGGACAAGCACGCTATTGA
- the moeA gene encoding molybdopterin molybdotransferase MoeA, with protein MINKHDITGLILAGGLGTRMGQRDKGMLHLHGQPLARHVLQRLAPQVGQLAVSVHADAGEYARFGVPVWPDALPGQLGPLAGLHSGMQHAGTPYLLTVPCDSPLLPPDLAARLAAGLVENDADLAIAVTEETDPATGSAVRRPHPVFCLVKTAALPQLDAYLRGGERRMRTWHGPLKLAEVLFEDGAAFGNINTPDELAALQARGLSVPMAQAILADTVAPVAGIEELPLPQAFERMLAADIISPISVPAHDNSAMDGYALHGADLGGDTPVTLAVVDTILAGRPGTVKVGRGQCARIMTGAVMPDGCDSVVPQELVLQVNETSITLAPDCIRPGDNRRFKGEDLMQGQPALLQGKILGPAELGLLASLGIATVPVRRRLRVAFFSTGDELRSIGEPLAAGCIYDSNRYTLLGMLTRLGCEVLDMGIVKDNPQALEAALRGACAKADVIITSGGVSSGAADFTREILARLGDVAFWQINMRPGRPMAFGRIASEGDTALLLGLPGNPVAVMAAFYFLARPTLLRLMGADADTASLPLLQVAAQAPIRKKRGRTEYQRGIVERGADGRQHVRVTGAQGSGILRSMTQANCMIVLHEAQGHVAAGDLVDIVLFHGLM; from the coding sequence ATGATCAACAAACACGACATTACCGGCCTGATCCTGGCCGGCGGCCTGGGCACGCGCATGGGCCAGCGCGACAAGGGCATGCTGCACCTGCATGGCCAGCCCCTGGCGCGCCACGTGCTGCAGCGCCTGGCGCCGCAAGTGGGCCAGCTGGCCGTCAGCGTCCACGCCGATGCCGGCGAGTACGCGCGCTTCGGCGTGCCCGTGTGGCCGGACGCGCTGCCTGGCCAGCTGGGTCCGCTGGCAGGTTTACACAGCGGCATGCAGCACGCCGGCACGCCCTACCTGCTCACCGTGCCGTGCGATTCACCCCTGCTGCCGCCCGACCTGGCCGCGCGCCTGGCCGCCGGCCTGGTCGAGAACGATGCCGACCTGGCCATCGCCGTCACCGAGGAAACCGATCCGGCGACGGGATCGGCCGTGCGCCGGCCGCACCCCGTCTTCTGTCTCGTCAAGACTGCCGCCCTGCCCCAGCTCGATGCCTACCTGCGCGGCGGCGAACGCCGCATGCGCACCTGGCACGGCCCCTTGAAGCTGGCCGAAGTGCTGTTCGAGGATGGCGCCGCGTTTGGCAACATCAATACGCCGGACGAGCTGGCCGCCTTGCAGGCGCGGGGCTTGAGCGTGCCGATGGCGCAAGCCATCCTGGCCGACACCGTCGCGCCCGTGGCCGGGATCGAGGAATTGCCGCTGCCGCAGGCGTTCGAGCGCATGCTGGCGGCCGACATCATCTCGCCCATCAGCGTGCCCGCGCACGACAATTCCGCCATGGATGGCTATGCGCTGCACGGTGCCGACCTGGGCGGCGACACGCCAGTAACTTTGGCCGTGGTCGACACCATCCTGGCGGGCCGTCCCGGCACGGTCAAAGTGGGGCGCGGCCAATGCGCGCGCATCATGACGGGCGCCGTCATGCCCGACGGCTGCGACAGCGTGGTGCCGCAGGAACTGGTGCTGCAAGTCAATGAAACCAGCATCACGCTGGCGCCGGACTGCATCCGCCCCGGCGACAACCGCCGTTTCAAGGGCGAGGACTTGATGCAGGGCCAGCCGGCCTTGCTGCAAGGCAAGATACTCGGGCCGGCCGAACTGGGCTTGCTGGCCTCGCTGGGCATCGCCACCGTCCCCGTGCGCCGCCGCCTGCGCGTGGCCTTCTTTTCCACGGGCGACGAATTGCGCTCGATCGGCGAGCCGCTGGCCGCGGGCTGCATCTACGACAGCAACCGCTACACCCTGCTGGGCATGCTGACCCGCCTCGGCTGCGAGGTGCTCGACATGGGCATCGTCAAGGACAATCCGCAGGCGCTGGAAGCGGCCCTGCGCGGCGCCTGCGCCAAGGCCGACGTCATCATCACCTCGGGCGGCGTGTCCAGCGGCGCGGCCGATTTTACGCGCGAGATCCTGGCCCGCCTCGGCGACGTGGCTTTCTGGCAAATCAACATGCGCCCGGGCCGCCCCATGGCCTTTGGCCGGATTGCCAGCGAGGGCGACACGGCCTTGCTGCTGGGCCTGCCCGGCAACCCCGTGGCCGTGATGGCGGCGTTTTATTTCCTCGCCCGCCCCACCCTGCTGCGCCTGATGGGCGCCGACGCGGACACGGCCAGCCTGCCCCTGCTGCAGGTGGCGGCGCAGGCACCGATCCGCAAGAAACGGGGCCGCACGGAATACCAGCGCGGCATCGTCGAGCGCGGCGCGGACGGGCGCCAGCACGTGCGCGTGACGGGCGCGCAAGGCTCGGGCATCCTGCGCTCGATGACGCAAGCCAATTGCATGATCGTGCTGCATGAGGCGCAAGGCCACGTGGCGGCAGGCGACCTCGTCGATATTGTGCTGTTCCATGGCCTGATGTAA
- a CDS encoding MFS transporter yields the protein MPTATDTDLLRNTNFRWLLGGGLISMLGDQFSMLALPWLVLSLTGDSLSLGIAVALMGAPRAVLILLGGTIADRYSPRRVLLLSKYANAAILLALAGLLVLDLASLALAYAAALALGVASAFGIPAGTAILPQAVPAPTLQKANGLQMGVRQLSLLAGPLLAALVLGAHGNGQHTSMAALAAAFAIDALTFVFSAWTLRQVKLRPLAAAAAPQGMWRDMAAGLAMVWRDLPLRSCYAYWAVVAFFVMGPLQVALPVLASERLHGAAALGMLMGAHGAGTLAGMLASSLGSAWLRRHFGATLLAADAVVACLLMALGQIGAAWHGAALLAVTGVLGGYVQVAIFTWIQQRVAPAMLGRAMAVFMGIFLGLAPLSAAATGALLRHVSVGELFCVGGALLLAAAIAAALFTDIAHIASTDYVTQA from the coding sequence ATGCCAACCGCCACCGACACTGATTTGCTGCGCAATACCAACTTCCGCTGGCTGCTGGGCGGCGGACTCATCTCCATGCTGGGCGACCAGTTCAGCATGCTGGCCCTGCCCTGGCTGGTGCTGAGCCTGACGGGAGATAGCCTCAGCCTCGGCATCGCCGTGGCCCTGATGGGGGCGCCGCGCGCCGTGCTCATCTTGCTGGGCGGCACCATCGCCGACCGTTATTCGCCCCGGCGCGTGCTGCTGCTGAGCAAATATGCGAACGCCGCCATCCTGCTGGCACTGGCGGGACTGCTGGTGCTGGACCTGGCCAGCCTGGCGCTCGCGTATGCGGCCGCGCTGGCGCTGGGCGTCGCGTCCGCCTTCGGCATTCCGGCCGGCACGGCCATCCTGCCGCAAGCCGTGCCTGCACCTACGTTACAGAAAGCCAATGGCTTGCAGATGGGTGTGCGCCAGTTGTCCTTGCTGGCCGGTCCGTTACTGGCGGCGCTCGTGCTGGGTGCCCACGGTAACGGGCAGCACACCTCCATGGCGGCGCTGGCCGCCGCCTTCGCCATCGATGCGCTGACGTTTGTGTTTTCCGCGTGGACCTTGCGCCAAGTCAAGCTACGGCCCCTGGCTGCGGCTGCGGCGCCGCAAGGCATGTGGCGCGACATGGCGGCGGGCCTGGCCATGGTGTGGCGCGACTTGCCCCTGCGCAGCTGTTATGCCTACTGGGCCGTGGTGGCATTCTTCGTCATGGGTCCGCTGCAAGTCGCCTTGCCCGTGCTGGCCAGCGAACGCCTGCACGGCGCCGCGGCGCTGGGCATGCTGATGGGCGCGCACGGCGCCGGCACCTTGGCCGGCATGCTGGCGTCCAGCCTGGGCAGCGCCTGGCTGCGCCGCCATTTCGGCGCCACCCTGCTGGCCGCCGACGCCGTCGTGGCTTGCCTGTTGATGGCGCTGGGACAAATCGGCGCGGCCTGGCACGGCGCGGCCCTGCTGGCCGTCACGGGAGTGCTGGGCGGCTATGTGCAGGTGGCCATCTTTACGTGGATACAGCAGCGCGTGGCGCCCGCCATGCTGGGCCGGGCGATGGCTGTGTTCATGGGCATCTTCCTGGGACTGGCGCCCCTGTCGGCGGCGGCCACGGGTGCGCTGCTGCGCCACGTGAGCGTTGGCGAGCTGTTCTGCGTCGGCGGCGCTCTGCTGCTGGCCGCCGCCATCGCCGCCGCCCTGTTCACGGATATTGCCCACATCGCAAGCACCGATTACGTCACCCAAGCTTAA
- a CDS encoding MarR family winged helix-turn-helix transcriptional regulator → MTEHTLPMPDGGGALDFCLRLARAQALIVRRFDSILGNLHGLSFSDYQLLYHLQRAPGGRLRRIDLAERLALTASGITRSLMPLEKIGLVARQADARDARVGYAAITEAGLALLAHANTTAQALGQELLGNASADQLAPLSMLLGTIAGNQPANG, encoded by the coding sequence ATGACCGAACACACTCTCCCGATGCCGGACGGCGGCGGCGCGCTGGACTTTTGCCTGCGCCTGGCGCGCGCCCAGGCGCTCATCGTGCGCCGCTTCGACAGCATCCTGGGCAATCTGCACGGCCTGAGCTTCAGCGATTACCAATTGCTGTACCACTTGCAGCGGGCGCCCGGCGGACGCCTGCGCCGCATCGACCTGGCCGAGCGCCTGGCGCTGACGGCATCCGGCATCACGCGCTCGCTGATGCCGCTGGAAAAAATCGGCCTGGTGGCGCGCCAGGCCGATGCACGCGATGCGCGCGTCGGCTACGCCGCCATCACCGAGGCGGGACTGGCATTGCTGGCGCACGCGAATACGACGGCGCAGGCGCTGGGACAGGAATTGCTGGGCAATGCCAGCGCGGACCAGCTGGCGCCCCTGTCCATGCTGCTGGGCACGATCGCCGGCAACCAGCCCGCCAACGGCTGA
- the rmuC gene encoding DNA recombination protein RmuC → MSPIEFYSLLGAAIAAIVLLLLLLLRPRGAAGDGATTLALVQQHQQQSLERIDRVEREVRLQLQASAQATRQDLAAGLAQFQAATLQQLDSLRTQMQAQGKVGREEQAQSLARFAESTNQTLAQLTESNAQRMLEVRATLENKIRDLQADNGARLEEMRKTVDEKLHATLETRLSASFQQVSERLEKVHQGLGEMQQLALGVGDLKRVLTNVKTRGTWGEVQLEMLLEQVLTVDQYAKNVETLPGSGARVEFALKLPGMVDGGPPVWMPIDAKFPKEQYERLVEAAERADADAVALAGRELERAVRGEAKTIAEKYLAPPLTTDFAILFLPTEGLYAEVLRRPGLADELQRVHRVSIAGPSTLTALLNSLQMGFRTLALEKRSSEVWQVLGAVKTEFGKFGDVLSQTRLTLEKAAKNIESAEVRSRQMARKLKSVEALPGEAAALLLGKADGE, encoded by the coding sequence ATGAGCCCAATCGAGTTCTACAGCCTGCTGGGCGCCGCCATCGCCGCCATCGTCCTGTTGCTCTTGTTGCTGCTGCGCCCCCGTGGCGCGGCCGGCGATGGCGCCACCACCCTGGCGCTGGTGCAGCAGCACCAGCAGCAAAGCCTGGAACGCATCGACCGGGTCGAGCGCGAAGTGCGGCTGCAGCTGCAGGCATCGGCGCAAGCCACGCGGCAAGACCTGGCCGCCGGCCTGGCGCAATTCCAGGCGGCGACCCTGCAGCAGCTCGACAGCCTGCGCACGCAGATGCAGGCGCAGGGGAAAGTCGGGCGCGAAGAACAGGCGCAAAGCCTGGCGCGCTTTGCCGAGAGCACCAATCAGACCCTGGCCCAGCTGACGGAATCGAATGCGCAGCGCATGCTGGAAGTGCGCGCCACCCTGGAGAACAAGATCCGCGACTTGCAGGCCGACAATGGCGCGCGGCTGGAAGAAATGCGCAAGACGGTCGACGAGAAACTGCACGCCACCCTGGAAACGCGGCTTTCCGCCTCGTTCCAGCAAGTGTCGGAGCGGCTGGAAAAAGTCCACCAGGGTCTCGGCGAAATGCAGCAGCTGGCGCTCGGCGTGGGCGATTTGAAGCGGGTGCTCACCAACGTCAAGACGCGCGGCACCTGGGGCGAAGTGCAGCTGGAAATGCTGCTGGAGCAGGTACTTACTGTCGACCAGTACGCGAAGAACGTGGAAACGTTGCCGGGCAGCGGCGCGCGCGTGGAATTTGCCCTGAAGTTGCCGGGCATGGTCGATGGCGGTCCGCCCGTGTGGATGCCCATCGATGCGAAATTTCCCAAGGAACAGTATGAGCGCCTGGTCGAGGCGGCCGAGCGGGCCGATGCGGACGCCGTGGCCCTGGCCGGCCGCGAACTGGAGCGGGCCGTGCGGGGCGAAGCGAAAACCATCGCCGAGAAATACCTGGCGCCGCCGCTGACGACGGATTTCGCCATCCTCTTCCTGCCCACGGAAGGCCTGTATGCGGAAGTGCTGCGCCGCCCGGGCCTGGCCGACGAATTGCAGCGCGTGCACCGGGTCAGCATTGCCGGGCCATCCACCCTGACGGCCTTGCTCAACAGTCTGCAGATGGGTTTCCGCACCCTGGCGCTGGAAAAGCGCTCGTCCGAAGTGTGGCAAGTGCTGGGCGCCGTCAAGACGGAGTTCGGCAAGTTCGGCGACGTGCTGTCGCAAACCCGGCTGACCCTGGAAAAGGCGGCGAAGAATATCGAAAGCGCGGAAGTGCGCAGCCGGCAGATGGCGCGCAAATTGAAATCCGTGGAAGCCTTGCCGGGCGAGGCGGCCGCCTTGCTGCTGGGTAAGGCGGACGGCGAATAG
- the cqsA gene encoding alpha-hydroxyketone-type quorum-sensing autoinducer synthase gives MSHALSPLSSRAIHAEQRMPAFVRARMDEHYVERIEKLLGGEHLHEWQAVPAGAVMLAGNDYLNIAGEAALLAAQARVLQGGGAMLMSSVFLQEGSRQHRLEHKLADFLGSEACVLAQSGWAANVGLLQSLAGPGIPVYLDMQAHASLWEGVQSAQAVPVAFLHNDGAHLQRQLDKHGPGIIIVDALYSTNGSVAPLLDMVEIAERSGSMLIVDESHSLGTHGPQGAGLVAELGLAERVHFRTASLAKAFAGRAGLITCSARFKGYFLSASRPAIFSSCLLEHELAWFDAALDFIRAADGRRAALHRHSVQLRQGLTDLGYNVSDGTEQIIALEAGSEPDTLILRKALERHGIYGAVFCAPATPKNRSLVRLTLNAGLREDECARVLAACAAIRDETGMARWPSTRRLRKLALV, from the coding sequence GGCGGCGAACACCTGCATGAATGGCAAGCCGTGCCGGCCGGTGCGGTCATGCTGGCAGGTAATGATTACCTGAACATCGCCGGCGAGGCGGCGCTGCTGGCGGCCCAGGCGCGCGTCTTGCAGGGCGGCGGCGCCATGCTGATGTCGTCCGTGTTCCTGCAGGAAGGCAGCCGCCAGCACCGGCTGGAACACAAGCTGGCGGATTTTCTCGGCAGCGAGGCGTGCGTGCTGGCGCAGTCGGGCTGGGCCGCCAACGTGGGCTTGCTGCAAAGCCTGGCCGGACCTGGCATTCCCGTGTATCTGGACATGCAGGCGCATGCGTCGTTGTGGGAAGGCGTGCAATCGGCGCAAGCCGTGCCCGTCGCCTTCCTGCACAACGATGGCGCCCACCTGCAGCGCCAGCTCGACAAGCATGGCCCCGGCATCATCATCGTCGATGCGCTGTACAGCACCAACGGCAGCGTGGCGCCGCTGCTGGACATGGTGGAAATTGCCGAACGCAGCGGCAGCATGCTGATCGTCGACGAGTCGCACTCGCTGGGCACGCACGGCCCGCAGGGCGCGGGGCTGGTGGCGGAGCTGGGCCTGGCCGAGCGCGTGCATTTCCGCACGGCGTCGCTGGCCAAGGCGTTCGCGGGCCGGGCCGGGCTGATTACCTGTTCGGCCCGTTTTAAGGGATATTTTTTGTCCGCTTCGCGGCCAGCCATCTTCAGTTCCTGCCTGCTCGAACACGAGCTGGCGTGGTTCGATGCGGCGCTCGACTTCATCCGCGCCGCCGATGGCCGCCGCGCCGCGCTGCACCGCCACAGCGTGCAGCTGCGCCAGGGGTTGACGGATCTCGGCTACAACGTCAGCGACGGCACCGAGCAGATCATCGCGCTGGAAGCGGGCAGCGAACCCGATACCTTGATCCTGCGCAAGGCGCTGGAACGGCACGGCATCTACGGCGCCGTCTTCTGTGCGCCAGCCACGCCGAAGAACCGTTCGCTGGTGCGCCTGACCCTGAATGCGGGTTTGCGCGAGGACGAGTGCGCAAGAGTGCTGGCCGCCTGCGCCGCCATCCGCGACGAGACGGGCATGGCGCGCTGGCCCTCGACGCGGCGCCTGCGCAAGCTGGCGCTGGTGTAG
- a CDS encoding MHFG family PEP-CTERM protein — MKHGPWLASTCMLGAAVLFGMLSLAPLPAYAKGVARADVLDNCNWNRPGVDPFMGDVVAAVDRYTDIAPPVREQLKARMRARQYDEIVVISRDAIRGKGNYNARISDMHFGPGRVCRNVTRAGWNEQMQERGLVYCVQGQCILVPTICRNVSRITQAPASAPPAAGGAAPGGAAPAAAAPAAPETAGVPLIDNPDALRGGSFTGGAMPPEVASIPFLPFDYVRTAGGITPPAGMGGGGGGGGGLPPDRGSSIIVPPTVIIPSLPPTVPTVLPAVPEPQTWGMLLAGLALTAFAARKRRAGKHAA; from the coding sequence ATGAAACACGGCCCATGGTTGGCGAGCACCTGCATGCTGGGTGCGGCAGTCCTATTCGGCATGTTGTCTCTGGCTCCCCTGCCCGCGTATGCGAAAGGCGTGGCCCGCGCCGACGTGCTGGACAACTGCAACTGGAACCGTCCCGGCGTCGACCCGTTCATGGGTGACGTGGTGGCGGCCGTGGACCGCTATACGGATATCGCGCCGCCAGTGCGCGAACAATTGAAGGCGCGCATGCGCGCGCGCCAGTACGATGAGATCGTGGTGATCAGCCGCGACGCCATCCGCGGCAAGGGCAATTACAACGCGCGCATCAGCGACATGCATTTCGGCCCCGGCCGCGTCTGCCGCAACGTCACGCGTGCGGGCTGGAACGAGCAGATGCAGGAACGGGGCCTCGTGTATTGCGTGCAGGGCCAGTGCATCCTGGTGCCGACGATTTGCCGCAACGTCAGCCGCATCACGCAGGCGCCCGCGTCGGCGCCGCCGGCGGCCGGTGGTGCCGCTCCCGGCGGTGCAGCACCCGCTGCCGCCGCGCCCGCCGCCCCGGAAACGGCAGGCGTGCCCCTGATCGACAATCCCGACGCCTTGCGCGGCGGCTCGTTCACGGGCGGCGCCATGCCGCCCGAGGTGGCCAGCATTCCTTTCCTGCCCTTCGATTATGTGCGTACCGCCGGCGGCATCACGCCGCCTGCCGGCATGGGCGGCGGCGGCGGGGGTGGAGGCGGCCTGCCGCCGGACCGGGGCAGCAGCATCATCGTGCCGCCCACCGTGATCATCCCTAGCTTGCCACCGACGGTGCCGACCGTCTTGCCGGCCGTGCCGGAACCGCAAACCTGGGGCATGCTGCTGGCGGGACTGGCGCTGACGGCCTTCGCCGCCAGAAAACGCCGGGCCGGCAAGCATGCCGCCTGA